Proteins encoded in a region of the Quercus lobata isolate SW786 chromosome 8, ValleyOak3.0 Primary Assembly, whole genome shotgun sequence genome:
- the LOC115956096 gene encoding two pore calcium channel protein 1A-like isoform X1, with amino-acid sequence MEKPLLSGESSRATAAGRKREHHNRSKAIAYGSNVEKAAALVDLAEDGIGLPEQILDQSNFQSAAKSYLVFTQFDFFWSLNYFAMIILNFLEKPLWCTNYATDSCNDRDYYFLGQLPYLAGGESLLYEGICLFILVIHTFFPISYEGYHLYWKRLLNRLKVALLLIWVADILVYAFYFTSGGFDYLPFRIAPYIRVVFFMLNFRELRATMYILAGMLSTYFNVLALGLLFLLFSSWLAYVMFEDTQQGKTVFTSYGTTLYQMFVLFTTSNNPDVWIPAYKASRWFCLFFVLYILLGVYFVTSLILAVVYDSFKDQLAKQVLMMDSTRKRILEKAFNLIDKDNHGFLDKEQCIQLFEELNKYRTLPEISREEFELIFDELDDSHDFKINLNEFSDLCNAIALKFQKEECESCFEYFPSVYNSPCSKKLKGFVRSPRFGYIISFILVLNLFAVIVETTLDIENNSAQKVWQKVEFVFGWIYMLEMALKIYSFGFENYWRDGQNRFDFMITWIIVIGETLTFVAPQGLTFLSNGEWIRYLLLIRMLRLIRLLMYVKRYRAFIATFITLIPSLMPYLGTIFCVLCIYCSLGVQIFGGIVNAGNASLDGTDLSDDDYLLFNFNDYPNGMVTLFNLLVMGNWQAWMQSYRELTGTAWSLTYFVSFYLITVLLLLNLIVAFVLEAFFAEMDLESSENFEEQDKEVQGRKDRRRSVGTKSRSQRVDLLLHHMLSAELDKEPPNP; translated from the exons ATGGAGAAGCCTCTGTTAAGCGGAGAAAGCAGTAGAGCTACTGCGGCTGGTCGCAAGAGAGAGCACCATAATCGTTCTAAGGCCATTGCTTACGGCTCGAATGTTGAAAAGGCTGCTGCTCTCGTTGATCTG GCTGAAGATGGTATTGGTTTACCCGAGCAAATTCTTGATCAATCAAACTTCCAGAGTGCTGCAAAATCCTACTTAGTTTTTActcaatttgatttcttttggtCCCTCAATTATTTTGCAATGATAATCCTAAATTTCTTAGAg AAACCTTTGTGGTGTACCAACTATGCTACAGATTCTTGCAATGATAGGGATTACTATTTTCTTGGGCAGTTGCCCTACTTAGCTGGTGGGGAGTCTCTTCTTTATGAG GGCATATGTCTATTCATACTTGTGATACATACCTTCTTTCCAATTTCATATGAAGGGTACCATCTTTATTGGAAAAGGCTTCTTAATCGATTGAAG gTGGCTTTGCTGTTAATTTGGGTTGCTGATATACTGGTTTATGCTTTCTATTTTACTTCAGGGGGCTTTGATTATCTTCCTTTTAGAATTGCACCATATATCAGAGTTGTGTTTTTCATGCTGAACTTTAG GGAATTACGAGCCACAATGTACATCCTGGCTGGAATGCTTAGCACCTACTTTAACGTCTTG GCTTTAGGGCTTTTGTTTCTTCTGTTTTCCAGTTGGTTAGCCTATGTCATGTTTGAAGATACCCAACAAGGGAAAACAGTATTTACTTCGTATGGCACCACACTGTATCAGATGTTTGTTTTGTTCACCACATCCAACAATCCAGATGTTTGGATTCCAGCGTACAA GGCTTCGCGTTGGTTTTGtctgttttttgttctttacaTCCTATTGGGGGTTTACTTCGTTACCAGCTTGATTCTTGCTGTTGTATATGACAGCTTCAAAGATCAG CTTGCAAAACAAGTTCTTATGATGGACTCTACGAGGAAACGAATCTTGGAGAAAGCTTTTAATCTCATAGATAAAGAT AATCATGGATTTCTTGATAAAGAGCAATGCATTCAACTGTTTGAGGAACTGAATAAGTACAG GACTTTGCCAGAAATATCAAGAGAAGAATTtgagttgatatttgatgagCTGGATGATAGTCATGATTTCAAG ATAAACCTAAATGAATTTTCTGACCTTTGCAATGCCATTGCTCTAAAATTCCAGAAGGAAGAGTGT GAATCTTGCTTTGAATATTTTCCATCAGTCTATAATTCACCCTGCTCTAAAAAGTTGAAAGGCTTTGTGCGGAGTCCTAGATTTGGATACATTATATCCTTCATTCTCGTACTGAATCTGTTTGCTGTTATTGTGGAAACAACG CTTgatatagaaaataattctGCTCAAAAGGTGTGGCAAAAGGTAGAGTTTGTCTTTG GATGGATATATATGCTGGAAATGgctttaaaaatatattcattTGGATTTGAGAATTATTGGAGGGATGGTCAAAACCGCTTTGATTTTATGATCACTTGGATAATAG TTATTGGAGAAACCTTGACTTTTGTGGCCCCTCAAGGACTTACTTTCCTTTCCAATGGCGAGTG GATTCGCTACCTTCTCCTCATAAGAATGTTAAGATTGATAAGGCTGCTGATGTACGTCAAGCGTTACCGTGCCTTCATTGCCACTTTCATAACCCTTATACCAAGTTTGATGCCATACCTTGGAACCATATTTTGTGTCCTATGTATTTATTGCTCTCTTGGTGTACAG atCTTTGGTGGGATTGTCAATGCTGGAAATGCCAGTTTGGACGGGACTGATCTTTCAGATGATGA CTATTTACTTTTCAATTTCAATGACTATCCAAATGGGATGGTGACACTTTTCAATTTACTGGTCATGGGAAACTGGCAAGCATGGATGCAG AGCTACCGGGAATTAACAGGAACTGCATGGAGCCTCACTTACTTTGTCAGCTTTTACTTAATAACTGTCTTATTGCTTTTAAATTTG ATTGTAGCTTTTGTATTGGAGGCATTCTTTGCTGAAATGGATCTCGAGTCAtcagaaaattttgaagaacaGGATAAG
- the LOC115956096 gene encoding two pore calcium channel protein 1A-like isoform X2, translating to MEKPLLSGESSRATAAGRKREHHNRSKAIAYGSNVEKAAALVDLAEDGIGLPEQILDQSNFQSAAKSYLVFTQFDFFWSLNYFAMIILNFLEKPLWCTNYATDSCNDRDYYFLGQLPYLAGGESLLYEGICLFILVIHTFFPISYEGYHLYWKRLLNRLKVALLLIWVADILVYAFYFTSGGFDYLPFRIAPYIRVVFFMLNFRELRATMYILAGMLSTYFNVLALGLLFLLFSSWLAYVMFEDTQQGKTVFTSYGTTLYQMFVLFTTSNNPDVWIPAYKASRWFCLFFVLYILLGVYFVTSLILAVVYDSFKDQLAKQVLMMDSTRKRILEKAFNLIDKDNHGFLDKEQCIQLFEELNKYRTLPEISREEFELIFDELDDSHDFKINLNEFSDLCNAIALKFQKEECESCFEYFPSVYNSPCSKKLKGFVRSPRFGYIISFILVLNLFAVIVETTLDIENNSAQKVWQKVEFVFGWIYMLEMALKIYSFGFENYWRDGQNRFDFMITWIIVIGETLTFVAPQGLTFLSNGEWIRYLLLIRMLRLIRLLMYVKRYRAFIATFITLIPSLMPYLGTIFCVLCIYCSLGVQIFGGIVNAGNASLDGTDLSDDDYLLFNFNDYPNGMVTLFNLLVMGNWQAWMQIVAFVLEAFFAEMDLESSENFEEQDKEVQGRKDRRRSVGTKSRSQRVDLLLHHMLSAELDKEPPNP from the exons ATGGAGAAGCCTCTGTTAAGCGGAGAAAGCAGTAGAGCTACTGCGGCTGGTCGCAAGAGAGAGCACCATAATCGTTCTAAGGCCATTGCTTACGGCTCGAATGTTGAAAAGGCTGCTGCTCTCGTTGATCTG GCTGAAGATGGTATTGGTTTACCCGAGCAAATTCTTGATCAATCAAACTTCCAGAGTGCTGCAAAATCCTACTTAGTTTTTActcaatttgatttcttttggtCCCTCAATTATTTTGCAATGATAATCCTAAATTTCTTAGAg AAACCTTTGTGGTGTACCAACTATGCTACAGATTCTTGCAATGATAGGGATTACTATTTTCTTGGGCAGTTGCCCTACTTAGCTGGTGGGGAGTCTCTTCTTTATGAG GGCATATGTCTATTCATACTTGTGATACATACCTTCTTTCCAATTTCATATGAAGGGTACCATCTTTATTGGAAAAGGCTTCTTAATCGATTGAAG gTGGCTTTGCTGTTAATTTGGGTTGCTGATATACTGGTTTATGCTTTCTATTTTACTTCAGGGGGCTTTGATTATCTTCCTTTTAGAATTGCACCATATATCAGAGTTGTGTTTTTCATGCTGAACTTTAG GGAATTACGAGCCACAATGTACATCCTGGCTGGAATGCTTAGCACCTACTTTAACGTCTTG GCTTTAGGGCTTTTGTTTCTTCTGTTTTCCAGTTGGTTAGCCTATGTCATGTTTGAAGATACCCAACAAGGGAAAACAGTATTTACTTCGTATGGCACCACACTGTATCAGATGTTTGTTTTGTTCACCACATCCAACAATCCAGATGTTTGGATTCCAGCGTACAA GGCTTCGCGTTGGTTTTGtctgttttttgttctttacaTCCTATTGGGGGTTTACTTCGTTACCAGCTTGATTCTTGCTGTTGTATATGACAGCTTCAAAGATCAG CTTGCAAAACAAGTTCTTATGATGGACTCTACGAGGAAACGAATCTTGGAGAAAGCTTTTAATCTCATAGATAAAGAT AATCATGGATTTCTTGATAAAGAGCAATGCATTCAACTGTTTGAGGAACTGAATAAGTACAG GACTTTGCCAGAAATATCAAGAGAAGAATTtgagttgatatttgatgagCTGGATGATAGTCATGATTTCAAG ATAAACCTAAATGAATTTTCTGACCTTTGCAATGCCATTGCTCTAAAATTCCAGAAGGAAGAGTGT GAATCTTGCTTTGAATATTTTCCATCAGTCTATAATTCACCCTGCTCTAAAAAGTTGAAAGGCTTTGTGCGGAGTCCTAGATTTGGATACATTATATCCTTCATTCTCGTACTGAATCTGTTTGCTGTTATTGTGGAAACAACG CTTgatatagaaaataattctGCTCAAAAGGTGTGGCAAAAGGTAGAGTTTGTCTTTG GATGGATATATATGCTGGAAATGgctttaaaaatatattcattTGGATTTGAGAATTATTGGAGGGATGGTCAAAACCGCTTTGATTTTATGATCACTTGGATAATAG TTATTGGAGAAACCTTGACTTTTGTGGCCCCTCAAGGACTTACTTTCCTTTCCAATGGCGAGTG GATTCGCTACCTTCTCCTCATAAGAATGTTAAGATTGATAAGGCTGCTGATGTACGTCAAGCGTTACCGTGCCTTCATTGCCACTTTCATAACCCTTATACCAAGTTTGATGCCATACCTTGGAACCATATTTTGTGTCCTATGTATTTATTGCTCTCTTGGTGTACAG atCTTTGGTGGGATTGTCAATGCTGGAAATGCCAGTTTGGACGGGACTGATCTTTCAGATGATGA CTATTTACTTTTCAATTTCAATGACTATCCAAATGGGATGGTGACACTTTTCAATTTACTGGTCATGGGAAACTGGCAAGCATGGATGCAG ATTGTAGCTTTTGTATTGGAGGCATTCTTTGCTGAAATGGATCTCGAGTCAtcagaaaattttgaagaacaGGATAAG